tccctcggatctagtccgataaagccacttaccaggatcgaataccactagctcactcgaaggtgagacacagaggaatacaataaaacataataccacaaatttaataagtataattagtgattacattatcggagtttcagaaataataaccataagttttaatgcagcggaaataactaacggagaagaaccgagcaacatggcgaagcctggccacgctactcctcctggtcctctcctgcggaagcagtaacccactcgaccatctatcccggtggcagggatggaggccaagtcacaccagcaacaaatcatcctaaggagtacctgcaaaaattgtgccacaagcaaggctgagtatactaatactcagctagacttacccggtgtgaggagtctactcctctacctctagacatgcagctgtttggctgaggggtttggtttgccaaaagcactagctgagtctaaaaacaagttttagcttttcaagttttagtatgatccttttaaactagatgtgtacctagctaatcatacatggcatcaaacatttttatcaaacaacatcttttgccagtcacctcatttccacttattactcaatgtagcagcatggatcaagcagtctcattagctgcgagaagcagacgattcgaatcgagtttttatccttgcaaggtaaacctaaacacacgacatgtaggggcactccgtccccacacacatcaaccgtccccatcgattccctggcaacagatcagggctcaccgccttggcgtacaatgccccactgaccccgactggccgtcgtgcagtggccgcacttgtacccaccataaccggaatgggagacctcgtctcaggtcgcgtgaggggtaaagtctgcgggcaggttcactcaggtactaggcttaccgatttaccatatttctcggtatgtgtttagtacgttcaaacgcttgactcacggtaccacaccttaatccttactcAAATTTTAtctcgtggacaaccaatccccatggattgttgtccacaaccaacatcagtacgatatgaaagtgggtacaatcaatggcctgacctcgcgcgagtgctagaaaaatcactcgtcttctaccgagaccctaattaaataaagcaactactcgacctgtcatactagtattcatttcaaaaggattcctgagatcatgcaactagggtttcaaacaattcctacacctaagtgcacaatcaatcctacaatccttaagtgaagtaaaatagcataaataacaggttatgcataaaaccggggcttgcctttaatttaacacttagacagtgtttgctgggggagggtactcgcttggcgagtatccactggttatgtccatcattcttcaggtcgtccaccaactgcatcttgtggttggcaccacatcagttgctcgatcatcatctctcggtcctatatgagatgcaagatgcatatgtatgaatataagggaatagcacaagatactttaagtacacgctagcgaattaaacactaagtagcgagacatcacaagcaaccacacccactagcgttagctaactacatatcgtCGAGCGCACAACGTTAACACCAcaaaaagacgacaaacattttgtgtatttacgcaacacaaatacgaccccataagtacaagtgtttatttaatttgctacggcttttcattagttcttctatttatcacacaaaagcatccaacacaagtttaaccgatgacataggcatcaatgtctatggaaattctatatcacaatcaactaaagaagaaacatataaaacaatacacacatgtcatctctagcttagccatggcaagtctacattacttaagagcaaaccaaacatttttagcgacaagggtgaactaaacaatcaaaagcgcactagcagaatttttggacggcaatacagcagttgctagttttaatcataacttttcaaatattaatccaaaaatagtaaactatgactttctggaaagtttagaaagtgctctacaattttggtattttcatcacaacatgattcaacacttagcaaagtcgaattgtgcaaacacagcagctctgtccagatttggacagattcaggcttgcaacttcaaaaattcccaactgaagattcagacctccaaacaaagtgattttagactttatggaaagctaattaaatgttctacaaattatttataaacatctcaaggtgattccatatttaactaaggataaaaggcactagaaggctttgctgtccagaactggacagattcagtcttcagactttaaacatccataacttaatcttcagatcaccaaaaatagtgatccaagactttttggaaagcttagaaaaaagtactacacaacttttataatcaccaaggggTGATTccatgttgaactgaatcaaacaattcagttttcgaaatctgttctgtcagtggacagaacacaacaagcagtttgtaaaattcataactcttaaactatcaggtctgtggttatgaaattttaacacaagcaagataagaaaagcctctacaactttcttataaccgacaaggactgattccaacattaacttaagcaaacaatgcagtttctgaaatctgtgcagaatttggacagattcagttactgaatttgtaaaaagcacaactcctaaacggtcagacctatggctgtcaaattttaacaccagcaagataataaagttatctaccacttttctatagcacatatctacagaaaacaccatttagttcatcaaacatacagcacaactaaaacactgcgtgcagcccaaaacagaaattaatgaatttcagctcctatacaattcaagaattgccatactctagagacttgaattattctaacactttgacaattgttagagttaaaataactaaGTGAGAACTAACATGTAGACTTACTAATTCTTATACAAGTTATTTTGCGCACTAAAAGcaccatactcaattaacaatgcattcttcacgataatcacccaacaattcgtgttttaaattagacatcacatgagcactactacttttcattcgcaaccataaccatacgcatttagaccacaacaagtaATTCATCGTAACTACGAGCTTAACCAACGCCATCTAACTAGTCGATTAACCAAAGGGATGGCATAGCCCGCCATACGACATACACATCGACTTGCCTATTATTAACGTAGTCCGAGACACCACACCTATTTATATCACAATCACTTACGCCATCGACTCCTACTtgacatgagttggctaatgacGTGACCATTTCCCAAGTACCATCACACACCACCTTTCGCCATTTTTGGATGACCGGCACGACACACAGCGATTGTAATACATCTCAAGTTCATTCAACCCATCAGTAGAGCACTAGCGCATTCCAGAAAATTTCCTAAGGCTACGACGACAAGGCATCGACCTTATCATGCACATAAAAGAATCACAAGCGTGTTTACGGAACCTATCGGTTAACTGGATCGTCACACTACCCATGTTCTTTGCCTTTCCAATTTTTTATCGCACCACAAGAATCATCCCCATTTGCCAATGACACTAATAATACCTACTGACCTATGGTTTACCACCCGAGCACCGTTACACGCCGCACATTAGTTTCTAACATGATTCTCGCATAACTCGTAATTCAACTACTTGCTAGCCATAAATCACGCACGACCACTACCACATAGACcggttaatttatttggacaccgcctagcgtaccacgagtaccccgcattttgactcgacatataaacatagaggaggcgatgactacttcgtcatgtcaccacctctctatttaaGCAAAGACCATTTCCACCTACAACGACCGAACATTCCTATCGAGCACACCTTATATTTTCCTGTCTCGCATACGACCATGtcatggcgtgcactcgagacacttcactcaatgtggcgcgaccactaatataaatgaactccgacactcatgACTTAACGATACATCCCCCATGCAAACTAGCATTCTCTACACTACTCgccacatcaataaatatatccCCTCTAAAATTacgaatcccatcacattgcttaaaacaaatacacttttcacataaacacatatcgatgcatttcccaaaacaagatccacattttgtaacttagttttcgcatcaaacaacgcatcgcATATTTTCCGATCAAAATAAAAATATCCGAGTTCTTCTCTACTTCATTTTCTTTCGCCGCGAACTTTAATCCATATCAATACAATTTTTTAAAcatgcaccacatcgaccaaaacataattagacaactaCAAATCGCATACCTCAAATaacctcttgttctccaatcgcaaacgcgattctaccaatgcgcataaccgaaacattttacacacatatAAACATGAAGGCACATCATCGACCGAATACGTAAGTAAAATAAATCGCAATCATACAAGGCGAACAACCTGGCCGACTCGTGCCGCGCATGCATGCCATTAGTTTGGGCTCTTTGCCGACGAGCGATGCGCAAGGCGTGACGTCGACAAGGGCTGCGATTAAACGACATACACAATCATTACACAATTTATTATGTGATTTATTGGTGCGGCCTTTTAATCGAACACAAAAAGCGCAGGACAGCGGGGTCTCACCACGGGTTTCAACGACGGCACGCCGGCGCTGCGCAGACCCGGCGATGCGAGACGCGGAGACGGTCGAACCGCGCAGATCGACGACGTAGTGTGGGGCTGTCCAAACACCCACGCGACGCCTTGGGTCGGGACTGCGCAGATCGGGCCGATGCAAGCAACACGGAGGGGATCTCATGACCGCTGCTCGCTGCGGCATTTCGTCGAGCACGCAGCAAGCACCACACAAGCAGGGAGGACGCCGAGTTGTGAGCCATGGCGGGGGAGATGCAGGGAGGTGCTCGGCTGCTGCAGAGATGGAACTCACCATTTGGAGCAGTGGCAGGGGCGTCCATGGCTGCTGGAGAAATTAGGGCGCCATCCATGGGAAGAAGGAGGAGCTCGCTGCAAGGAAGGGCTGGCGGCCATGGGAGGGAAGGAGCCGTGCTCCCTGCGCTGGGGAAGAAGGGGAGGTCGCCATGGCTGGCCGGTCTCCCTGCTAGCCGCTGTGGGGAAGAAAGGTGCCATGGAGAagagctggaggcgtctgctccaaGGGCTCGGCCAGCGCCCAAGCAGGGAGGTGGAGGCGCCATGAACAGGGAGAGAAGCCAAGCCTGCTGCCGTGGAGCAAGGAGGAAGAAAGGGAGTGGCGGCTGAAGTTTttttgaggggtgggagtgcaaaaatgCCTCCACTTGCAAGGAGATGGCTCCTATTTATAGAGAGGCACTAGGGCTAGGGTTTTCTTAGTGGGCTGGGCCGGATTTGGCCCAATTACGTACTCGGGCCACGCTAATTTATTTTcccgaataaaaatgctcccgcggaaTTCGTCTATACGCGGAACAGAGTGAAACAGAGTTCGGACGAACAGACAATTGaacgattaattcggccgagagtttggtttgaattcgctcggaaataattcctcgcgcactattttagaaataaatgtttctcTCCGATTTCTTATCGGCTTTgaattttagtcggagaaggcgaatcgtgacattttaaaaatCGCTGTCGGAGTGAGTTTTGAATTCAGTTCGGAcgtgagatatttggccgagtcgagtaagaattaattagaggacgacatactgagtattccgtttTGAGAGTACGGATTCAGATAAAATAGTTGGACATCGATCGAGGTTCGAGAAATTAGACTCAGGCTCAGATCAAATGACAGCTGTTGAGAGTTTGATTaactgagcttcagatgagatttataattcgaggatgattttcgagtttgcattcgttccgagaataaaagttttaacacgctccaaaattggttgtttctcgcgatcgattaactccgaattcggtgaacttccatgagaaagcctgatagacagagatagacacgatcgagaaatagaaatttttactgagcatccgagattaggattaatctcgcgacgtaacacgaaactgacacctggggtgtcacagaaagcctccaagcgagtgctaacactcccttcgaggctcgggggctactgtcggggaccataattaggggtaccctcaagacgcctaattctcagctggtaacccccatcagcataaagttgcagaggcctgatgggtgcgattaagtcagggatcagtccatacgagtgactcgatcacgcttcacccgagcctagcctcggactcgggcagccgacctcgagggacttccgtctcgcccgaggccccccttttaacggcggacacatctccggctcgcccgaggccttggcttcgctaagaagcaaccctgactaaatcgccgcaccgactgaccaagttgcaggagcatttaacgcaaaggtggcctgacacctctatcctgacgcgcgccccccggcagagccgaagtgaccgccgtcactccgctgctccactgaccggtctgacagaaggacagcgccgcctgcgccactccgactgcagtgccactcgacagagtgagtctgacaggcagtcaggcctcgccagaggcgccatagggaactccgctccgcccgaccccagggctcggactcgggctaagacccggaagacggcgaactccgctccgcccgaccccagggctcggactcgggctaagacccggaagacggcgaactccgctccgcccgaccccagggctcggactcgggctaagacccggaagacggcgaactccgctccgcccgaccccagggctcggactcgggctaagacccggaagacgacgaactccgctccgcccgaccccagggctcggactcgggctaagccccggaagacgacgaactccgcctcgcccgaccccagggctcggactccgccctggcctctgccgaacgacttccgcctcgcccgacccaggggctcgggctcggcctcggcaacggaagacagattcgaccccagcttcggaggagcccccacgtcgcccggcctcgggcgcgggcccgccacgtcaacagggagcgccatcatcactctaccccgagccgactcgggccgcagagaacaagaccggtgtcccatctgaccagctccgccagataggcaatgatggcgcctcccaagctctatgacggcggcggctctcagctctcttacggaagcaggtggacgtcagcaaggactcgaccgctccgacagctgtccttccgccaagctccgttgctcctccgacagccacgacatcacaccagcagggtgccaagatctctccggctgccacattggcatgtacttagggcgctagctctccctccgctagacacgtagcactctgctacaccccccattgtacacctggatcctctccttacgactataaaaggaaggaccagggccttcttagaaaaaggttggccgcgcgggaccgaggacgggacaggcgctctcttggggccgctcgcttccctcacccgcgtggacgcttgtaacccccctactgcaagcgcacccgacctgggcgcgggacgaacacgaaggccgcgggacttccacctctctcacgcccgtctccggccacctcgcctctccccccttcgcgctcgcccacgcgctcgacccatctgggctggggcacgcagcacactcactcgtcggcttagggaccccccggtctcgaaacgccgacaaatactaATCATGAAAACTTCACAAGTTAAGTGTAAATTTTGTGATTCTTGTCTTGGTTCGCATAAATAGATCAACTATATTAACATTCCCCTAGTTTTTTGCTTGGTGGGGTACACCAAAAGTGACACTTCACCAAACCCTTCTGACGCAACTCATGACAAATTGGGTATGCTGCTTCTACTGCTACtaaccagcaacccaaagttgactaggagacggcggcctagacctctcacgaacacatcacagcatcctccatgcgcttcatcatgtggtacctgttcttg
This portion of the Zea mays cultivar B73 chromosome 2, Zm-B73-REFERENCE-NAM-5.0, whole genome shotgun sequence genome encodes:
- the LOC118476342 gene encoding uncharacterized protein, giving the protein MVSSISAAAEHLPASPPPWLTTRRPPCLCGACCVLDEMPQRAAVMRSPPCCLHRPDLRSPDPRRRVGVWTAPHYVVDLRGSTVSASRIAGSAQRRRAVVETRALVDVTPCASLVGKEPKLMACMRGTSRPGPRDDDRATDVVPTTRCSWWTT